A DNA window from Pseudomonas tohonis contains the following coding sequences:
- a CDS encoding GNAT family N-acetyltransferase — protein MFPTLETTRFRLREIGPADTRAIFLGLSHPDVIRYYGVSYDSLEATRVQMDWYRSLVRERTGIWWGICNRDDPQHLLGACGYHDWDHGHRRAELGYWLMPEHWRGGVMRECLEAAIGHGFDAMRLHRIEAVVDTDNAASSGLLRRLGFVHEGVRRECEYKDGRYLSLDCFGLLDRPGERR, from the coding sequence ATGTTCCCCACCCTCGAAACCACCCGATTCCGCCTGCGGGAGATTGGCCCGGCCGATACCCGCGCCATCTTCCTGGGCCTCTCCCACCCGGATGTGATCCGTTACTACGGCGTCTCCTACGACAGCCTGGAGGCCACCCGGGTGCAGATGGACTGGTACCGCTCGCTGGTTCGTGAGCGCACCGGCATCTGGTGGGGCATCTGCAACCGCGATGATCCCCAGCACCTGCTCGGCGCCTGTGGTTACCACGATTGGGACCACGGCCATCGCCGCGCGGAGCTCGGCTACTGGCTGATGCCCGAGCACTGGCGCGGCGGGGTGATGCGCGAATGCCTGGAGGCGGCGATCGGCCACGGCTTCGACGCCATGCGCCTGCACCGCATCGAGGCGGTGGTGGACACCGACAACGCGGCCAGCAGCGGCCTGCTGCGACGCCTGGGCTTCGTCCACGAAGGCGTGCGCCGCGAGTGCGAGTACAAGGACGGCCGCTACCTCAGCCTGGATTGCTTCGGCCTGCTCGACCGCCCCGGGGAGCGGCGATGA
- a CDS encoding response regulator: MEQESWRILIVEDDQRLAELTREYLEGNGLKVAIESDGGQAVARILKEQPDLVVLDLMLPGEDGLSICRKVRGRYDGPILMLTARTDDMDQVLGLEMGADDYVCKPVRPRVLLARIRALLRRSEGGLSEPVEENVRRLEFGPLVIDNAMREAWLNERSIELTSAEFDLLWLLAANAGRILSREEIFNALRGIEYDGQDRSIDVRISRIRPKIGDDPMHPRLIKTVRSKGYLFVREAAEGLL; encoded by the coding sequence GTGGAGCAAGAATCCTGGCGCATCCTCATCGTCGAGGACGACCAACGACTGGCCGAGCTGACCCGGGAATACCTCGAGGGCAACGGCCTGAAAGTGGCCATCGAGTCCGATGGTGGCCAGGCCGTGGCGCGCATTCTCAAGGAGCAGCCCGACCTTGTGGTGCTCGACCTGATGCTGCCCGGCGAGGATGGCCTGTCCATCTGCCGCAAGGTCCGTGGCCGCTATGACGGCCCCATCCTCATGCTCACCGCGCGCACCGACGACATGGACCAGGTGCTGGGCCTGGAGATGGGCGCCGATGACTACGTGTGCAAGCCGGTGCGCCCGCGCGTGCTGCTGGCGCGCATCCGCGCGCTGCTGCGGCGCAGCGAGGGCGGCCTGTCCGAGCCCGTCGAGGAGAACGTGCGGCGCCTGGAGTTCGGCCCGCTGGTGATCGACAACGCCATGCGCGAGGCGTGGCTCAACGAGCGCAGCATCGAGCTGACCAGCGCCGAGTTCGACCTGCTCTGGCTGCTGGCGGCCAACGCCGGGCGCATCCTCTCGCGCGAGGAGATCTTCAACGCCCTGCGCGGCATCGAGTACGACGGCCAGGACCGTTCCATCGACGTGCGCATCTCGCGCATCCGCCCGAAGATCGGCGACGACCCCATGCACCCGCGCCTGATCAAGACGGTGCGCAGCAAGGGCTATCTTTTCGTCAGGGAGGCGGCCGAAGGCCTGCTTTGA
- a CDS encoding ribonucleoside-diphosphate reductase subunit alpha: protein MQTETTRENPQANAPQAADSTQDLAATAPGQLRVIKRNGTVVPYTDDKITVAITKAFLAVEGGTAAASSRIHETVARLTEQVTATFKRRMPSGGTIHIEEIQDQVELSLMRAGEQKVARDYVLYRESRAQARKSGAAEIAQPHPSIRVTRADGSVVPLDLGRLNTIISEACEGLAEVDGALIQRETLKNLYDGVAEKDVNTALVMTARTLVEREPNYSYVTARLLMDTLRAEGLGFLGVAESATHHEMAELYAKALPAYVEKGAEFELLDPQLKTYDLEKLGRALNHERDQQFTYLGLQTLYDRYFIHKDGIRFELPQIFFMRVAMGLAIEEKKDREERAIEFYNLLSSFDYMSSTPTLFNAGTLRPQLSSCYLTTVPDDLSGIYSAIHDNAMLSKFAGGLGNDWTPVRALGSYIKGTNGKSQGVVPFLKVVNDTAVAVNQGGKRKGAVCAYLETWHMDIEEFIELRKNTGDDRRRTHDMNTANWIPDLFMKRVFDDGPWTLFSPSDVPDLHDLTGKAFEERYEYYEAMAGYGKIKLHKTIAAKDLWRKMLSMLFETGHPWLTFKDPCNLRSPQQHVGVVHSSNLCTEITLNTNKDEIAVCNLGSVNLVNHIVDGKLDTAKLAKTVKTAVRMLDNVIDINYYSVPQAKNSNLKHRPVGLGIMGFQDALYLQHIPYGSDAAIDFADKSMEAISYYAIQASCDLADERGSYETFDGSLWSKGILPLDSQQILIEARGQKYIDVDLTESLDWAPVRERVQKGIRNSNIMAIAPTATIANITGVSQSIEPTYQNLYVKSNLSGEFTVINPYLVRDLKARGLWDPVMVNDLKYYDGSVQQIERIPQDLKDLYATAFEVETKWIVDAASRRQKWIDQAQSLNLYIAGASGKKLDVTYRMAWYRGLKTTYYLRALAATSTEKSTINTGKLNAVSSGSDEGFSAAPAAAPVPAPVPQACSIDNPDCEACQ, encoded by the coding sequence ATGCAGACCGAAACCACTCGCGAGAACCCGCAGGCCAACGCGCCGCAGGCAGCCGATTCCACCCAGGATCTGGCCGCCACCGCGCCCGGCCAGCTGCGCGTGATCAAACGCAACGGTACCGTCGTGCCCTACACCGACGACAAGATCACCGTTGCCATCACCAAGGCGTTCCTCGCCGTGGAAGGCGGTACTGCCGCTGCCTCTTCGCGTATCCATGAAACCGTCGCGCGCCTGACCGAACAGGTCACCGCCACCTTCAAGCGTCGCATGCCCTCGGGCGGCACCATCCACATCGAAGAGATCCAGGACCAGGTCGAACTGAGCCTGATGCGCGCCGGCGAGCAGAAAGTCGCCCGCGACTACGTCCTGTACCGCGAATCCCGCGCCCAGGCCCGCAAGAGCGGCGCCGCCGAGATCGCCCAGCCGCACCCGAGCATCCGCGTGACCCGCGCCGACGGCAGCGTCGTTCCGCTCGACCTGGGCCGCCTCAACACCATCATCAGCGAAGCCTGCGAAGGCCTGGCCGAAGTCGATGGCGCCCTGATCCAGCGCGAAACCCTGAAGAACCTCTACGACGGCGTGGCCGAGAAAGACGTCAACACCGCCCTGGTGATGACCGCCCGCACCCTGGTAGAGCGCGAGCCGAACTACTCCTACGTCACCGCCCGCCTGCTGATGGACACCCTGCGTGCCGAAGGCCTGGGCTTCCTCGGCGTGGCCGAGAGCGCCACCCACCACGAGATGGCCGAGCTGTACGCCAAGGCCCTGCCGGCCTACGTCGAGAAAGGCGCCGAGTTCGAGCTGCTCGACCCGCAACTGAAGACCTACGACCTGGAGAAACTGGGCCGCGCGCTTAACCACGAGCGTGACCAGCAGTTCACCTACCTGGGCCTGCAGACCCTGTACGACCGCTACTTCATCCACAAGGACGGCATCCGCTTCGAACTGCCGCAGATCTTCTTCATGCGCGTGGCCATGGGCCTGGCCATCGAAGAGAAGAAGGACCGTGAAGAGCGCGCCATCGAGTTCTACAACCTGCTGTCGTCCTTCGACTACATGAGCTCCACCCCGACCCTGTTCAACGCCGGCACCCTGCGTCCGCAGCTCTCCAGCTGCTACCTGACCACCGTCCCGGATGACCTGTCGGGCATCTACAGCGCCATCCACGACAACGCCATGCTGTCCAAATTCGCCGGTGGCCTGGGCAACGACTGGACCCCGGTCCGCGCGCTGGGCTCCTACATCAAGGGCACCAACGGCAAGTCCCAGGGCGTCGTGCCCTTCCTGAAAGTGGTGAACGACACCGCCGTCGCCGTGAACCAGGGTGGCAAGCGCAAGGGCGCCGTCTGCGCGTACCTCGAAACCTGGCACATGGACATCGAAGAGTTCATCGAGCTGCGCAAGAACACCGGTGACGACCGCCGCCGTACCCACGACATGAACACCGCGAACTGGATTCCGGACCTGTTCATGAAGCGCGTATTCGACGACGGTCCCTGGACCCTGTTCTCCCCGTCCGACGTGCCCGACCTGCACGACCTGACCGGCAAGGCCTTCGAAGAGCGCTACGAGTACTACGAAGCCATGGCCGGCTACGGCAAGATCAAGCTGCACAAGACCATCGCCGCCAAGGACCTCTGGCGCAAGATGCTCTCCATGCTCTTCGAGACCGGCCACCCGTGGCTGACCTTCAAGGACCCGTGCAACCTGCGCAGCCCGCAGCAGCACGTGGGCGTGGTCCACAGCTCCAACCTGTGCACCGAGATCACCCTGAACACCAACAAGGACGAAATCGCCGTGTGCAACCTGGGTTCCGTGAACCTGGTGAACCACATCGTCGACGGCAAGCTGGACACCGCCAAGCTCGCCAAGACCGTCAAGACCGCCGTACGCATGCTCGATAACGTCATCGACATCAACTACTACTCGGTCCCGCAGGCGAAGAACTCCAACCTCAAGCACCGCCCGGTCGGCCTCGGCATCATGGGCTTCCAGGACGCGCTGTACCTGCAGCACATCCCCTACGGTTCCGACGCCGCCATCGACTTCGCCGACAAGTCCATGGAAGCCATCAGCTACTACGCCATCCAGGCGTCGTGCGACCTGGCCGACGAGCGCGGTTCCTACGAGACCTTCGACGGCTCGCTGTGGAGCAAGGGCATCCTGCCGCTGGACTCCCAGCAGATCCTCATCGAGGCCCGTGGCCAGAAGTACATCGACGTCGACCTGACCGAGTCCCTCGACTGGGCCCCGGTGCGCGAGCGCGTACAGAAAGGCATCCGCAACTCCAACATCATGGCCATCGCACCGACCGCCACCATCGCCAACATCACCGGCGTATCGCAGTCGATCGAACCGACCTACCAGAACCTGTACGTGAAATCGAACCTCTCCGGCGAATTCACCGTGATCAACCCCTACCTGGTTCGCGACCTCAAGGCCCGCGGCCTGTGGGACCCGGTCATGGTCAACGACCTGAAGTACTACGACGGCTCCGTGCAGCAGATCGAACGCATCCCGCAGGACCTCAAGGACCTGTACGCCACCGCGTTCGAAGTGGAAACCAAGTGGATCGTCGACGCCGCCAGCCGTCGCCAGAAGTGGATCGACCAGGCCCAGTCCCTGAACCTCTACATCGCCGGCGCCTCGGGCAAGAAACTCGACGTCACCTACCGCATGGCTTGGTACCGTGGCCTGAAAACCACCTACTACCTCCGTGCCCTGGCTGCCACCAGCACCGAGAAGTCCACCATCAACACCGGCAAGCTCAACGCGGTTTCCTCCGGTAGCGATGAAGGCTTCAGCGCAGCGCCCGCCGCCGCGCCGGTACCGGCACCCGTGCCGCAAGCCTGCTCCATCGACAACCCCGACTGCGAAGCCTGTCAGTAA
- a CDS encoding ribonucleotide-diphosphate reductase subunit beta, giving the protein MLSWDEFDKEDAAAPAAAQPNAATNAAAAAGADKLDDEAAGSVQDARAVSAADSDAVARAKKALDALDIQEGLDDLEGASARVQVGDKQMINARADLNQLVPFKYDWAWQKYLDGCANHWMPQEVNMNADIALWKSKDGLSEDERRIVMRNLGFFSTADSLVANNLVLAVYRLITNPECRQYILRQAFEEAIHTHAYQYCIESLGMDEGEIFNMYHEIPSVAKKASWGLKYTRSISDPEFKTGTPETDRQFLRNLIAYYCVLEGIFFYCGFTQILSMGRRNKMTGTAEQFQYILRDESMHLNFGIDVINQIKIENPHLWDAAMKDEATQMILQGTQLEIEYARDTMPRGVLGMNAAMMEDYLKFIANRRLTQIGLKEEYPGTTNPFPWMSEIMDLKKEKNFFETRVIEYQTGGALSWD; this is encoded by the coding sequence ATGCTCAGCTGGGACGAATTCGACAAAGAAGACGCCGCCGCACCCGCCGCCGCCCAACCCAACGCCGCGACCAACGCCGCAGCCGCTGCCGGCGCCGACAAGCTCGATGACGAGGCCGCCGGCTCCGTACAGGACGCCCGCGCCGTATCCGCCGCTGACTCCGACGCCGTCGCCCGCGCCAAGAAGGCCCTCGACGCCCTCGACATCCAGGAAGGCCTGGACGACCTCGAAGGCGCCTCCGCGCGCGTACAGGTCGGCGACAAGCAGATGATCAACGCCCGCGCCGACCTCAACCAGCTCGTACCCTTCAAGTACGACTGGGCCTGGCAGAAGTATCTGGATGGTTGCGCCAACCACTGGATGCCGCAGGAAGTGAACATGAACGCCGACATCGCTCTGTGGAAGAGCAAGGACGGCCTCAGCGAAGACGAGCGCCGCATCGTCATGCGCAACCTCGGCTTCTTCTCCACCGCCGACTCCCTGGTTGCCAACAACCTGGTGCTCGCCGTCTACCGCCTGATCACCAACCCCGAATGCCGCCAGTACATCCTGCGCCAGGCCTTCGAGGAAGCGATCCACACCCACGCCTACCAGTACTGCATCGAATCGCTGGGCATGGACGAGGGCGAGATCTTCAACATGTACCACGAGATCCCGAGCGTCGCTAAGAAGGCGTCCTGGGGCCTCAAGTACACCCGCTCCATCTCCGACCCCGAGTTCAAGACCGGCACCCCGGAGACCGACCGCCAGTTCCTGCGCAACCTCATCGCCTACTACTGCGTACTGGAAGGCATCTTCTTCTACTGCGGCTTCACCCAGATCCTCTCCATGGGCCGCCGCAACAAGATGACCGGCACCGCCGAGCAGTTCCAATACATCCTGCGCGACGAATCCATGCACCTGAACTTCGGCATCGACGTGATCAACCAGATCAAGATCGAAAACCCGCACCTGTGGGATGCCGCCATGAAGGACGAAGCCACCCAGATGATCCTCCAGGGCACCCAACTGGAAATCGAATACGCACGCGACACCATGCCGCGCGGCGTACTGGGCATGAACGCCGCGATGATGGAGGACTACCTCAAGTTCATCGCCAACCGCCGCCTCACCCAGATCGGCCTGAAAGAGGAATACCCGGGCACCACCAACCCGTTCCCCTGGATGAGCGAGATCATGGACCTGAAGAAAGAGAAGAACTTCTTCGAAACTCGCGTCATCGAGTACCAGACTGGCGGTGCGCTGAGCTGGGATTGA
- a CDS encoding Pycsar system effector family protein, whose translation MLNQVFSNTNDWLKFAEAKCATLLGGNIAVIFGIAQASKDYQLNTFIQFFLVAAVAQLAASSIFLLISLIPSLEIKAFQPKQQKTENLIYFSNIIKFTPYEFVKALNKASLNSQKITDYEIMLAEQIINNAKIAARKYAIFKVAIWLTTSALATPILAVFIFINRDHK comes from the coding sequence TTGCTCAACCAAGTATTCAGCAACACTAATGACTGGCTTAAATTCGCAGAAGCGAAATGCGCGACACTGCTCGGAGGTAACATTGCCGTAATATTCGGAATAGCCCAAGCATCAAAAGACTATCAACTCAACACATTCATTCAATTTTTCCTTGTCGCTGCAGTAGCACAACTCGCAGCCAGCTCAATATTTCTACTTATATCATTAATTCCCTCCCTTGAAATAAAAGCATTCCAACCAAAACAGCAAAAAACTGAAAATTTAATATACTTTTCAAATATAATAAAATTTACACCATATGAATTTGTCAAAGCACTAAACAAGGCGTCTTTAAACTCACAAAAAATCACCGACTATGAAATCATGCTTGCAGAACAGATAATAAATAACGCAAAAATCGCCGCTCGAAAATATGCGATATTCAAAGTAGCCATATGGCTAACCACATCAGCGCTAGCCACGCCCATTCTAGCCGTCTTTATATTCATAAATAGGGATCACAAATAA
- a CDS encoding adenylate/guanylate cyclase domain-containing protein: MKSGIEAKVKEIIDSEMDVSDVTYVPDLENPKLTFGNTGLRFEATTLFIDMRGSTKTLNKHNRRSVAKIHKAYFHTIVTIVKSLSGEVRSFNGDGMLCFFQGTTKQTLTNAVIAAMKIKYMLNSDDSKVKKSLEKYSPVDFGIGIDDGKIICSKVGISGTNNRDLVWIGNAVNKSVKIGDTRSSPEHIGISSFVYSNLLDSAKYHISKDHWGNDVKTDMWTLDYINYNDQTEAYYKTRYHWIVS; encoded by the coding sequence GTGAAGTCAGGCATCGAGGCAAAAGTAAAAGAAATAATAGACAGTGAAATGGATGTTTCTGACGTTACATATGTCCCCGACCTAGAGAACCCAAAGCTCACATTCGGAAACACAGGTCTAAGGTTCGAAGCCACGACTCTATTCATTGATATGCGAGGCTCTACAAAAACACTTAACAAGCACAACCGCAGATCAGTAGCAAAAATACATAAAGCTTACTTCCACACAATTGTGACCATCGTAAAAAGCCTTTCAGGAGAAGTTAGAAGCTTCAATGGCGATGGAATGCTATGTTTTTTCCAAGGCACTACAAAACAAACTCTAACAAACGCAGTCATCGCCGCCATGAAAATAAAATACATGCTCAACAGTGATGACTCAAAAGTAAAAAAGAGTCTTGAAAAGTACTCACCCGTAGACTTCGGGATTGGTATTGACGATGGAAAAATAATTTGCTCAAAGGTAGGGATCAGCGGAACAAACAATAGAGATCTAGTATGGATAGGAAACGCCGTAAATAAATCAGTCAAAATCGGTGACACCCGAAGCTCTCCCGAGCACATTGGAATTTCAAGCTTTGTTTACTCAAACCTGCTAGATAGCGCTAAATACCACATCTCAAAAGACCATTGGGGAAACGACGTCAAAACTGACATGTGGACACTAGATTACATAAACTATAATGACCAAACAGAGGCGTATTATAAAACCAGATACCACTGGATCGTATCTTAA
- a CDS encoding REP-associated tyrosine transposase, with amino-acid sequence MSNYRRARMHGGTYFFTVNLRNRHSDLLVREIHLLRAVVQAVKHRRPFHIDAWVVLPEHMHCLWTLPPGDDDFAMRWRSIKFAFSKRLADTGSRTEAQRARGERGIWQRRYWEHLIRDDLDYQRHFDYIHINPVKHGHVRRVCDWPYSSFHRAVRDGIYPVDWAGDGLADDDIRWGE; translated from the coding sequence ATGTCCAACTACCGTCGCGCCCGGATGCACGGGGGCACCTATTTCTTCACCGTCAACCTGCGTAACCGGCACAGCGACCTGCTGGTCCGCGAAATCCACCTGCTGCGCGCCGTGGTACAGGCGGTCAAACACCGCCGCCCCTTCCATATCGATGCCTGGGTCGTGCTCCCCGAACACATGCACTGCCTCTGGACCCTGCCACCGGGCGACGATGACTTCGCCATGCGCTGGCGCTCGATCAAATTCGCCTTCTCCAAACGCCTGGCCGATACCGGATCCCGCACCGAGGCTCAACGCGCCCGGGGCGAACGCGGCATCTGGCAACGCCGCTATTGGGAACACCTGATCCGCGACGACCTCGATTACCAACGGCATTTCGATTACATCCACATCAACCCGGTGAAACACGGCCATGTGCGGCGGGTGTGCGATTGGCCGTATTCGAGTTTTCACCGGGCGGTGCGGGATGGCATCTACCCGGTGGATTGGGCCGGGGATGGCTTGGCGGACGACGATATTCGCTGGGGAGAATGA
- a CDS encoding Bro-N domain-containing protein, producing the protein MPNTQHCKAPHPDQEILIPTLFTRHKRLLRAVLLEDQPWFVVTDLARLMNHPPLAERLPHNLDDDQMQIAWIRNGHGDFKCEWLVSESGAYAALIHYYHPENRCIRQWITQQVIPCLRAEQPQVGHWPVRSVAQWMGQELQVLHWQDVVWLPLEDCPRLLPRPPHVIG; encoded by the coding sequence ATGCCCAACACTCAACATTGCAAGGCCCCACACCCCGATCAAGAAATCCTCATCCCCACCCTCTTCACCCGCCACAAGCGCCTGCTGCGCGCCGTGTTGCTGGAAGACCAACCCTGGTTCGTGGTCACCGACCTGGCCCGGCTGATGAACCACCCGCCCCTGGCCGAGCGCCTGCCGCACAACCTGGATGACGACCAGATGCAAATCGCCTGGATACGCAACGGCCACGGCGACTTCAAGTGCGAATGGCTGGTGAGCGAATCCGGCGCCTATGCGGCGCTGATCCACTACTACCACCCGGAAAACCGCTGCATCCGCCAATGGATCACCCAGCAGGTGATCCCCTGCCTGCGCGCCGAACAGCCCCAGGTCGGACACTGGCCCGTCCGCTCGGTGGCGCAATGGATGGGGCAGGAGTTGCAGGTGCTGCACTGGCAGGACGTGGTCTGGCTGCCCCTCGAAGACTGCCCGCGCCTGCTGCCCCGGCCGCCCCACGTGATCGGCTAG
- a CDS encoding LysR family transcriptional regulator, translating to MLSEVDLFVTLVRTGSLTKAGKLLGMPASTLSRRLQAFEKRLGTTLFFRSTKALRCTCDGESLYALCKDSIDQLNIALTSIKQERVELIGKVRIQLPSSFVDCSESHSILDLLGIYPGIRVELLINDQEPDFIVEGIDLLIHVGELKNTACVTKKLFDTELGLFATAKYLALKGQPDTVDALVAHEVLHDDSRREYVLHNQNGPPLPVRHQERLLTRSSLMLMQATLNGMGIGLLPLKLARRHLDSGALVRVLPQLSTAGRSVYISYLSSRSLSACARAVLDKTLALAYVPLPREAAQTTPADND from the coding sequence ATGCTAAGTGAAGTAGATCTTTTTGTAACACTGGTTCGCACAGGCAGCCTGACTAAAGCGGGAAAACTACTCGGCATGCCCGCAAGCACGCTGAGCAGGCGGCTCCAGGCCTTCGAGAAACGGTTGGGGACCACGCTGTTCTTCAGGTCGACCAAGGCACTTCGGTGCACCTGCGATGGTGAAAGTCTCTATGCCCTGTGCAAGGACAGTATCGATCAACTGAATATCGCGCTGACCTCCATCAAGCAGGAAAGGGTGGAACTCATTGGAAAAGTCCGTATTCAATTACCCAGCAGTTTCGTCGATTGCAGTGAAAGCCATTCCATACTTGATCTATTGGGTATCTACCCCGGTATTCGGGTCGAACTTCTGATCAATGATCAGGAGCCCGACTTCATCGTCGAAGGTATCGATCTTCTTATTCATGTGGGTGAACTCAAGAACACTGCCTGCGTGACCAAGAAACTCTTCGATACGGAACTGGGGCTCTTTGCAACGGCGAAGTACCTGGCGTTGAAAGGCCAGCCCGATACGGTGGATGCACTGGTGGCGCACGAGGTTCTGCACGACGACAGCCGCAGGGAGTACGTGCTCCACAACCAGAACGGCCCCCCGTTGCCCGTGCGCCACCAGGAGCGCCTGCTGACCCGCTCCAGCCTGATGCTGATGCAGGCCACGCTCAACGGCATGGGCATCGGCCTGCTGCCCTTGAAACTGGCACGGCGCCACCTGGACAGCGGCGCGCTGGTCAGGGTGCTGCCCCAGCTCTCGACGGCGGGTCGATCGGTCTACATCTCCTACCTCAGCTCGCGCTCACTCTCAGCCTGCGCGCGGGCGGTGCTGGACAAGACACTCGCCCTCGCCTACGTGCCGCTTCCACGTGAAGCGGCGCAGACAACCCCCGCAGATAACGACTGA
- a CDS encoding methyl-accepting chemotaxis protein, translating to MFSFTSPGKKVLAELLGTLERSEDNLSAIDRAAGMIEFLPDGTVIGVNSNFLTLFHYSLEQVIGKHHRMFCSPALVRTPEYEQLWATLRSGQLVKGVFQRKDSRGGNIWLEACYSPVLSKGKVTRILKLAYDITARVEQDADVHSRLKALNRSMAIVEFTPTGNVIDANQKFLLAMGYSLQEVRGKSHRMFCEAGYVQSAEYSQLWSQLNQGQFFSGQYKRLRKNGSIVWLEATYNPVFNAEGELVKVVKFASDITERVEKYEQDSRSASTAYHISMETERVAENGSEIIHSAAREMRGIAEDVNASTAFVEQLGARSERITAIVNTIRSIADQTNLLALNAAIEAARAGDQGRGFAVVADEVRQLAGRTSSATTEIAEMIGMILSETRQAVDSMKSTLQRAEAGMALADQAGVVVEQIRQGTNDAVQAVSMFANLLDASEVKSGAWQAQA from the coding sequence ATGTTCAGTTTCACTTCGCCTGGAAAAAAGGTCCTTGCAGAGCTGCTCGGCACGCTCGAACGGTCGGAGGACAACCTCTCGGCCATCGATCGCGCTGCCGGGATGATCGAATTCCTGCCGGATGGCACCGTGATAGGGGTCAATTCCAACTTCCTGACGCTGTTCCACTACTCGCTCGAACAGGTCATCGGCAAACACCATCGGATGTTCTGCTCCCCGGCGCTGGTGCGCACGCCGGAATACGAGCAACTGTGGGCGACCCTGCGCAGCGGGCAGCTGGTGAAGGGCGTCTTCCAGCGCAAGGACAGCCGTGGCGGGAACATCTGGCTGGAGGCCTGCTACAGCCCGGTGCTGAGCAAGGGCAAGGTCACCCGCATCCTCAAGCTGGCCTACGACATCACCGCGCGGGTCGAGCAGGACGCCGACGTCCACTCGCGGCTCAAGGCGCTGAACCGTTCGATGGCCATCGTGGAGTTCACGCCGACGGGCAACGTGATCGATGCCAACCAGAAATTCCTCCTCGCCATGGGCTATTCGCTGCAGGAGGTGCGCGGCAAGAGCCACCGCATGTTCTGCGAGGCGGGCTACGTGCAGAGCGCGGAGTACAGCCAGCTGTGGTCGCAGCTGAACCAGGGCCAGTTCTTCTCCGGGCAGTACAAGCGCCTGCGCAAGAACGGCTCCATCGTGTGGCTGGAGGCGACCTACAACCCGGTCTTCAATGCCGAGGGCGAACTGGTGAAGGTGGTGAAGTTCGCCTCCGACATCACCGAGCGCGTGGAGAAGTACGAGCAGGATTCACGCAGCGCCAGCACCGCGTACCACATCTCGATGGAGACCGAGCGGGTGGCCGAGAACGGTTCGGAGATCATCCACAGCGCCGCCCGGGAAATGCGCGGCATCGCCGAGGACGTGAACGCCTCAACCGCCTTCGTGGAACAACTCGGGGCCCGCTCGGAGCGCATCACCGCCATCGTCAACACCATCCGCAGCATCGCCGACCAGACCAACCTGCTGGCGCTGAACGCGGCCATCGAGGCGGCTCGTGCGGGTGACCAGGGGCGGGGCTTCGCGGTGGTGGCCGATGAGGTGCGCCAGCTGGCAGGACGCACCAGCAGCGCGACGACCGAGATCGCGGAAATGATCGGGATGATCCTCTCCGAGACCCGCCAGGCGGTGGACAGCATGAAGAGCACGCTGCAACGCGCCGAGGCGGGCATGGCCCTGGCCGACCAGGCCGGCGTGGTGGTGGAGCAGATCCGCCAGGGCACCAATGACGCGGTGCAGGCGGTCAGCATGTTCGCCAACCTGCTGGACGCATCGGAGGTGAAATCCGGGGCCTGGCAAGCCCAGGCCTGA